Within Tribolium castaneum strain GA2 chromosome 10, icTriCast1.1, whole genome shotgun sequence, the genomic segment tatttttttcgataatttttaagttctGTAATCCCACTTTATAGTATTACTAAGTATACCTCattgtgatttataatttttgtctaaaataaaataatgccTATATTATATAAAGTGGTTCTTAGGCTTGCAACAAAACTCACTCCAAGCTGCCGGCTAGGCCAAAAGTGGGCAGCTTGGCGTGCCTTTTGGTTAGTCCCTCCCTTGAAATACGCTTTTGTAACAAATGTGCAACTCGGAAGTATTGGGCATGCTAATAGCCTTATGGCACGTTTTGATTAAAAGTTTAGTCCTATTCAAACactgtttcatttaaaacccaAAATGATCATTTCAGTTTTATGCACAGTTTGCTCTTCCACTATTTTTCGAATtgatagtaaaaataatagaataaGATACAAAAACAGTCGgttaaaaatgtgaaacaaTACATacagagattttttttattattgtacaAGGATATAAAACATTTGTTAATGAAGgcgattaataataataattagtactGTTTTAAGCACAAACGGTCGATAGCGAGTAAGTGTATTATTTAATAGTTAGATTACTTATCGCCCATTAGTAAACGACaacatttaaaatcaaaattaattgcatCTTTTCAACATTGTCTTCGGTACAATTTATGCACACTTGTTGACTTAAAACGAGGCAGATGATGaattttaaaacgtttttaaggaCTCAGAAGCACCATAAAGtaggaattaaatttttaaacatcatAATCTTAAAGGGAAAAATGGTCAACGAAATGGTAACTTACAAACCGAGTGCAGGATGACGAGAGGGCAACTGAACGCggaaacaaatattttactgCGTGTGtcgtaaattaaaaactgctCTATTTGTAACAAccctttattaaataaataatcaaacaattaGTGGTTAATCCGTTTCAATGCACGCGCTCGGATGTTCTCCATAGTTCTGATCACCAGCCACCTGGAGAGTCGCGGTGACACCGCTTCCAGGGTATGGATAACCCCCACGAGCAGCGTATGGGGGTAATACCCAGTCGTGCGCTCCAAAACCCCGATTGTTTTCATGGCTTCTTTGACGAATTTCAGCGGCGAGGGGGCCATCCACGTCGAGCTGCGTATTTTGGACATATTTGTGGCGACATACCCCGGGAGAATGCACTGGATGGTAATCCCAAACTTGGAGTATTCGGAGTTCAAGTCCTGGGAGAATTTTTCAACGTAGGCTTTCGTCGCGGCGTAAACCGTCAAGAGGGGGCTCGGGATTTGGGCCGCAGTGGAGGATAAATTAACCACAACACCCCGACGTCGCTCGACCATTCCAGGTAAGACGATTTTGCACATATTTGTGACCGAATAAATGTTGCAATTGATTATGTTATTGTAAACTTCGTCTTTGTTTTTCAAATCTAAGAAATACTCGGGGTGGGGGTAGCTCATACCCACGTTGTTTATTAAAACCCCGATTTCTAAGCCAGTCAATTGCTTATCAATGTGGGTGTAAATCGGGTCGGTTTGGGTGAAGTCGGCTTCGATTATTTTGGTCTCCACGTGATATTTTGAAGCTACGAggaatttattacaaaaatattgttttaatatgCAGGGTGACAcaggggtgtgtaatcggtctataacttttttgctgtttttattaaaaaaaacatcccCGTcgttataaaagatacacatttgaaacaaagatgTTATACAGACTTTTTGTTACGATGAATTTAATTACGTTGTCAATGGTTACAAAgttgaatttttataaataaaattcataggTGGCtgtgacatttttgaaagtttatttttttcttatttgatgtctatttgtgtaatacattattaaaaaaaaacatatttttgtttttctaattaaaattacgaaaaatatataacccaacaaatatttataatttaataatgttttaaacactaattaatccaaaaacggcataataaattattggatcagcttttttgcaattaataaaaattatttatttttagatttaagaTGACAAGCTTGctttatattttctaattaaacatgaaatgtcagaaaaagaaaaatcttattaattgtatgattgcttgtcaataaaattttacaaaagtttacaaaaaattgcagttcaataaattataaaaaagaaaaaaagaaccaattttctgcacattttttatatatagtGTTTATAACGATCTCGTCTTTTAACGAACAAAATTGAAGCTTTTAAAATCCAATATTATAGCAACAAATTCCTTCGGTCCCCTGGGTGTGCGTTATAACCGAGTTCCACTGTAATTAAaatcgtatatttgttcaattaattcaaataactgtaacataggttatttttataatttcacattttttactttaataagcGTTCGCAAAACATCTACATTATTCACACGTTTTATGTAAAATCATTTTTCCTGTAAATCATTCGAAAGCAAATGAAAAGTGCTATCGATAGGCGTAAACAAATACAAAgtattctaagtttttctattgcaaatttgaaaatattcataggcgatttcgtagtaatttttcaaaagtttgttatttataacgaaaagttgaataattcgtAGAAAATAAATATGCACAAATATGTAACgcgttccattaaaaaaaatataactttggttcgcCAGTCTgtgtgtaataaaaatatttttactttgtggattttaagtAGATTTATCAGATAATGaaaacggcatggcaatatttcaaataacaaaaagttatgaCCCCTGGGTCACTCTGTATTTTGATTCTTACCAATTTCATTTGCgactttttcaagtttttcgCGCGTCCGGCTGATTAGGACTATGTTAAGGCCCTTTTTGGCCAAAAGCTCGGCATAGGCTTTGCCAATTCCATCAGTAGCGCCGGTAacgactgaaaaaaatgttgtgtttattttgttatcttAGGTAAATAAAACTTAGTCTTATCAATCTTTCGCAGATTTGTACCATCATACGACTAGAATCGGATGAGGTCCAAAGTTTGGAAAGCGCGAAATTTGACAAAatccacaaaaaaattgccaaaattgGGCCAACGTTGATTACGCCACGactttttgcataattaacaAATTCCCATTGTGTCGCcgacatttaaattttcaatagctTGGTAGGTGACTCGATTATTTTTCGTTTCAGGGTTACAAAATGTGTTAGTGATAGTGTTATCAAAGAAACGCCAACTAggcgtaattaattaaaaaatgcaacgtATGAAAATCAGTGCCTACCTGCCCAACTTCCTGTCTCTTTGACATCGACTGCGTTTATTTTCAACGCCAcagccaaaaaattattgtaaagggttcggaataaaaatcggaaaatttGAAACCCTACGACCGAAATGCACACCAAAccgaatttttctaaattagtGAACATTTTAATGTGCGAGCACTGTAAACacctaattatttcaaatcgCGAGTACAATATGAAGCACTATAGTTACTCTGATAACATTGCGGCGTTAAAATGTGGGTATCGATTGACGCATGCGTTTTTCGACTTTCTCAACCCCtttctatcattttttatGCCAATTTGGTATTGTAAATACTTTCGTCGACCTCCTTTTCCGCGCGAAATTTCTATTCTTCATCGAGTAACAAGTACCGTTGAGAGGCGCGCAATAAGAGACGGTATCAAGAGCAAAGATTTATTTCATTCATTGGtacaaaatgattaaaaagcGGATATTCCCGTGACGGTGCGTCCCAAAATCAAGGCATGGATGTCGTGGGTACctggacaaaaaattaaacgggGCCCAACCCGGTTATATTAATTCGCACCTTCGTACGTGTTGACCGACTCCAAATTCATTACATGTCGGATGATGTGGTACTCGTCGTGAATTCCGTTTCCGCCCAACATGTCCCTTGCGACCCTCGCGATTACCAAAGCTTTCCCCGCGTTGTTTCTCTTCAGGAGCGAAATCATCTCAGGCGTGTGTCTGTAACGCAGTTGTTTAAATCGTGTCAAAGCCGCAAAACgtacaattttttatccatCAAGCGCCCGACTTGGAGGCACCCTTGCAGCCCGAGCGAAATGTCGGTAATCATGTCcgcgaattttttttgcatgaGTTGGTTGGCGGCCAGGGGGCGCCCGAACTGCTTCCTTTCGAGGGTGTAGTTCCGGGCGATGTGGAGACACGACTCGGCGGCCCCCAGGGCCCCCCAGGCAATGCCGTAGCGGGCGTTGTTCAGGCACGAGAACGGCCCTTTGAGCCCCTCAACGTTCGGCAAAATGTTGCTTTCGGGGATTTCCACCCCGTCCATTAGGATCATGCCCGTGGTGGAGGCGCGGAGCGAGAACTTCCCCTGGATTTTAGGGGTGTCTAACCCCTTCCCGTGCTTTTTCCTGTCGATTAGAAAACCGCGGATTTTCCCGTCGTCGTTTTTGccccaaataattaaaacgtcGGCAAGTGGCGCGTTCGTAATCCTGGAATTTGGGTTAGTGGGGGCGCTTAAGGGTTGCAACCCTTACCAGGTTTTGCTACCGTTCAGGGTGTACGTCTTCGAGGATGAGTTGAACTTAGCGCGCGTTTCCATCGAACTTGGGTCGCTACCATGGTTGGGTTCCGTCAGCCCGAAACAACCGATGATTTCTCCTTTCGCTGTTTGTAAAATGTGAACATTAAAGAAAGCGGTTTTTATGTAACGGGTCATGAACAAGGTCTGCCAAGTTCAGGGTAAAACTAACCGAGTTTGGGCAAATACTCTTCTTTCTGTTCTTTTGACCCGAAGTAATAGATTGCGCCCATTACGAGTGATGACTGGACGCTGACTGCTGATCTGTAGGCACTGTCAACCCTTTCGACCTCTCGAGTGAGGAGGCCGTAGCCTACATTTGAAATTCCCGCACAGCCGTATTCTTTTATCGTGCATCCGAGCACACCCAAGGCGCCCATTTCCGCCATAATTTCGCGGTCAAAGgctaaaatttaaacttaaacccATGATGGGTGACTTAACCGAACCGATTTACTTTCATTTCGATTGGCTTGGATTATGCGTGGTTGCAGTTTTTCCTGGCAATACGCCCGAAAAGAATCCCTCACACTTTTTTCCTCATCGGTTAATTGTGATTCTAAATTAAGAGGATCTTCCCAATTGAATAACACTACAAGAAGTAAACAATGATAAGTTATCACGTAATCTTACGAAACTTTCTCGTAAACAAGAtgaaataactattaattacCTTTACTCGAGGATTTGTCAGAGAAAAGTCCTGATTTTAGTTAAGGATAATTAAAGCGTTTTGAGTAATTTAAATGtgcaggaaaaaaggatactTTTGGCGGCATTGAAGATACACCGGGACGAATTTAATTTACGTAGCGACATCTCTCTGTAACAAACCGTACACAACTGACAAGAGTTAAGCCATCTCTTGTTATCGCATCTTATCGCCGACTTGACCTTTGCAAAATCGATTGTTAGTGTTACAGGCCGAAAAagttacttaaaataaaactgtggCGTGCGAAATTACATGCAAAATGCGGTAATTATACTCACCAAAATTCTCGCAATGGAATTAGTTGGTTTTACAGTCGGCCAACATTCAATTGACGAAGTTACTATTTTTATACCCGTCGAGGCTACTTGCTTAATGCTAATGATAAATAACACACAAGGTTTTCTGCTATTAatcaaattcaacaaaaaaaaacgggGCTAAAACTTCGCTTAGGTTTTGGAGCAGGATTTCAGTTTGCGCTAGTAATAGACTGAACACaggaacaataaaaaaaattacagattcAAGAATTCTCGCAAAATTTACTCCCAACTTACATTAGTTTGAtttgctaaataaaaattaagcgttcacaaaatttacgTTCAGGGCAAGTTTTTCgcgtgttttttttgttcgaatttatttccatttttcagaatttctaATATTTGTTTTGGGTTTATTTGCCCACTAACTGACTGAACTCTTCcgcacatttttatttttttattattgtattttttttatgcatgtaattttgtgagaaattttatgcatttccttgttaattaattaattaaaactgttACTAGTACAGTTTGTccttgatattttattttgtcaatgtgtaataacatttttttcaaaataataaatcaaaaactggAGTTGGGAACATCTTAAAATTACCACGAGACCCTctaatatttaatatacagGTGGTCCAGCTCAGctcgtcttctgtagctcagttattattattaaagttagagctttgatattttgtagatgttatttatactttaggacacatttcaggaaaatatttttaattatacagagtgtcgtaaaaagtatgacgttataataatattttttaatgggcGTGTTATTATTTCTTGTGCTCATTAGGATACCTTTTTGGCTTCTCACGTTtccaaagttttttttcagatcattttggagatttttgtttgaaaaaagtttcaaaaattaataaaaaatagaaacagccTTTATAACATTTGTACAAGGATCATTCTGTATTCAACAAAATATGCTACTtgactttttttgtataaaaaatatgaatttctTGTCACTAATCGAACGTTGACCGAATGCTAATTCGAACAATTCAGGTTACGGTATTGATCAAAATATTGCGTGATTTGCAAAGGTGACCGTAAAAGTTAATGCCCTGTTATGGCAATACTTAGGTGAAAAAATCCgggtataaaaaataaagacaaatttATCTTCAATATATTTAAGCTGGAAAACAATTGTACAAATTGGAagtgaaaatacaaaattgttcGTTTCGCTCAAACCACTAAAACGTCTTTCTTTTCCTCATTAACATCGGGGGAAATTGCTTGcgttttgactttaatttccgACCAATAATAGCCGCACGCGCTGGTACAAGGGATGATAACAGCATGGGCGAAAGCCGTCACAAAATTCCTCGTGGCAGCGCaggaaattttccaaattcgTAAACATGGCGTCAGGCACCATATATGCTAAAATAGTCAGTTGCGCTTTCGGGTAAAATGTGACACTGCTACCAACCTCGAAAGACAAACAAGCGAACGTGATCCCGAGGCAGAAAGCGGCAACTGGGGCACAAATAACTGAAAGACAGACGTAGCAGAAGTTTTTTGATAAGCGGAAACACTGGTTGCTGACAGCCCAGGCGCATTCTGGGCTTCTGATAGCTTCCGGTTCTCCAAAAACGTCTTCCCATGACACCTGAAAGAGTTGATTGGAGTTACACTCGGCAAAGATGAAATTGTGGTGTCAAAAAATtggtgcaaaaaaaaatataggcaCATTTTCGTCTTTTGCGAGTGTACCTGCAAGTGGCGGCTGAGGTTGTTCGGGTCGCGGTCTTCCAACTCCATTGTGTCACTTTCTTTCGCCATTGGAGAGCTGGAAGAATTTGAAGTTCGAGGGAAAATGGAAGCCAGGGTTTTAAATCGCATTTACGCTACCAAGGGGTGGGAACTACTGGTCATAAACACCAGTGTTAACAATCAACAAGTTTCTTATACGCCGGCGTTGGTCACTCCCGGAAAAATATCGATCACCTGGGGCTTATTTTCG encodes:
- the LOC660267 gene encoding caveolin-3 isoform X3; the protein is MAKESDTMELEDRDPNNLSRHLQVSWEDVFGEPEAIRSPECAWAVSNQCFRLSKNFCYVCLSVICAPVAAFCLGITFACLSFEHIWCLTPCLRIWKISCAATRNFVTAFAHAVIIPCTSACGYYWSEIKVKTQAISPDVNEEKKDVLVV
- the LOC660326 gene encoding glutaryl-CoA dehydrogenase, mitochondrial, with protein sequence MSLRKLNSSRCIFNAAKRLFSDKSSSKVLFNWEDPLNLESQLTDEEKSVRDSFRAYCQEKLQPRIIQANRNETFDREIMAEMGALGVLGCTIKEYGCAGISNVGYGLLTREVERVDSAYRSAVSVQSSLVMGAIYYFGSKEQKEEYLPKLAKGEIIGCFGLTEPNHGSDPSSMETRAKFNSSSKTYTLNGSKTWITNAPLADVLIIWGKNDDGKIRGFLIDRKKHGKGLDTPKIQGKFSLRASTTGMILMDGVEIPESNILPNVEGLKGPFSCLNNARYGIAWGALGAAESCLHIARNYTLERKQFGRPLAANQLMQKKFADMITDISLGLQGCLQVGRLMDKKLHTPEMISLLKRNNAGKALVIARVARDMLGGNGIHDEYHIIRHVMNLESVNTYEGTHDIHALILGRTVTGISAF
- the spidey gene encoding very-long-chain 3-oxoacyl-CoA reductase, translating into MFTNLEKFGLVCISVVGFQIFRFLFRTLYNNFLAVALKINAVDVKETGSWAVVTGATDGIGKAYAELLAKKGLNIVLISRTREKLEKVANEIASKYHVETKIIEADFTQTDPIYTHIDKQLTGLEIGVLINNVGMSYPHPEYFLDLKNKDEVYNNIINCNIYSVTNMCKIVLPGMVERRRGVVVNLSSTAAQIPSPLLTVYAATKAYVEKFSQDLNSEYSKFGITIQCILPGYVATNMSKIRSSTWMAPSPLKFVKEAMKTIGVLERTTGYYPHTLLVGVIHTLEAVSPRLSRWLVIRTMENIRARALKRINH
- the LOC660267 gene encoding caveolin-3 isoform X2 — its product is MTSSSHPLVASPMAKESDTMELEDRDPNNLSRHLQVSWEDVFGEPEAIRSPECAWAVSNQCFRLSKNFCYVCLSVICAPVAAFCLGITFACLSFEHIWCLTPCLRIWKISCAATRNFVTAFAHAVIIPCTSACGYYWSEIKVKTQAISPDVNEEKKDVLVV
- the LOC660267 gene encoding caveolin-3 isoform X1 — its product is MRFKTLASIFPRTSNSSSSPMAKESDTMELEDRDPNNLSRHLQVSWEDVFGEPEAIRSPECAWAVSNQCFRLSKNFCYVCLSVICAPVAAFCLGITFACLSFEHIWCLTPCLRIWKISCAATRNFVTAFAHAVIIPCTSACGYYWSEIKVKTQAISPDVNEEKKDVLVV